The following proteins are co-located in the Desulfoscipio sp. XC116 genome:
- a CDS encoding methylated-DNA--[protein]-cysteine S-methyltransferase, whose translation MAYIDKKVSLRRLKPNPLIWTIATAAGWVGAARSEAGLVALTLPQAGAEECVRSLTQLGVKEGCSVVPPESGHVLAGLAQALNRYFSGEPERLDFPVDWAVFTPFQQRVLQVVRGIRRGELLFYGQVAAMIDCPRASRAVGGALGANRVSLVVPCHRVIRSDGTLGGFGSGLAWKVRLLAIEGINFGSGD comes from the coding sequence TTGGCATATATAGATAAAAAGGTTAGTCTGAGAAGGTTAAAGCCCAATCCTTTGATTTGGACAATTGCTACGGCAGCCGGTTGGGTTGGGGCCGCTCGCAGCGAAGCCGGATTGGTGGCGTTAACGCTGCCGCAAGCCGGCGCGGAGGAGTGCGTGCGCAGTCTGACTCAGTTGGGGGTGAAGGAGGGGTGTTCGGTGGTGCCGCCGGAGTCCGGTCATGTGTTGGCCGGGCTGGCCCAAGCGCTGAATCGGTATTTCAGCGGGGAGCCGGAGCGGCTTGATTTTCCTGTGGACTGGGCAGTTTTTACGCCCTTTCAGCAACGGGTATTGCAGGTAGTGCGGGGTATCCGGCGGGGGGAATTACTGTTTTATGGACAGGTGGCCGCTATGATCGATTGTCCACGAGCAAGCCGGGCGGTGGGCGGTGCTCTGGGGGCCAACCGTGTTTCGCTGGTTGTCCCCTGTCACCGGGTGATCCGCAGTGATGGTACTCTTGGCGGTTTTGGCAGCGGTCTCGCGTGGAAGGTGCGCTTGCTGGCTATTGAGGGGATTAATTTCGGCTCCGGTGATTAG
- a CDS encoding polysaccharide biosynthesis protein, translating into MAKNFLNRQTVLQGALTLTVSWLIIRILGAIYRIPLGRLLGDEGLGIYAVPNQIYLLFFTLSSAGIPVAVASVVSEKMALGHYRDALRTFRVARASMLVLGVTSSLLLFFGAGWLIEQGLVRIPEAYLGMRAIAPVIFFAAVTAAYRGLFQGLQNMRAVAYSQLADQVMLVGATLLFSYLLLPRGLSVAAAGANLGAVPGAVGATIMLIFIYRRQRREMLELAGRDISGAREETLSLLRRIFSVAIPVSFAAVAMSITHLIDQWLIIDRLQLAGFSHQQSIAFFGQFNQMAMAFVNISIALAVSLGASLVPAVAEAFAKQNMERIRSQLAQAVRLAVLFALPSAIGLYLLAPQLTQLLFAEAEAGVPLAALSAVVVFWSVHLVTAGALQGMGKAILPVRNLVLGIIFKIAITYYLTPTLGIRAAAYGTVVIFLVSSLLNVIVLSRLAGMRFNLWETLSRSVPATLIMAAGVLAVFRVAELEVGGNTWPTLLAVTAGAVLYPAALLVLGGVRVEDVRRLPGGGRIAAFLKKIGRG; encoded by the coding sequence ATGGCCAAAAATTTTTTAAATAGGCAAACAGTACTGCAGGGTGCTCTGACTCTGACCGTTTCATGGCTGATTATTAGGATTTTAGGCGCAATTTACCGCATCCCTCTGGGGCGTTTGCTGGGGGACGAGGGGTTAGGTATCTACGCTGTGCCCAATCAAATTTACCTGCTTTTTTTTACCCTTTCGTCGGCAGGCATACCGGTGGCCGTAGCCAGTGTAGTATCCGAAAAAATGGCATTGGGTCACTACCGTGACGCGCTGCGTACCTTTCGGGTGGCCCGGGCCTCCATGCTGGTGCTGGGCGTTACTTCTTCGCTGCTGCTGTTTTTCGGCGCGGGCTGGTTGATTGAACAAGGCCTGGTGCGCATACCCGAGGCGTATCTGGGCATGCGGGCCATCGCCCCGGTGATATTTTTTGCCGCTGTTACCGCCGCTTACCGGGGCCTTTTTCAGGGACTGCAAAATATGCGGGCGGTGGCTTACTCGCAATTGGCCGATCAGGTAATGCTGGTGGGGGCTACTTTACTGTTCAGTTACCTGCTGCTGCCCCGGGGCTTGTCTGTCGCCGCTGCCGGGGCCAACCTGGGTGCTGTGCCCGGGGCGGTGGGGGCTACAATAATGCTGATTTTTATATACCGCCGGCAGCGCCGGGAAATGCTGGAGTTGGCCGGACGGGATATATCCGGGGCCAGAGAGGAAACGCTGTCCCTGCTCAGGCGCATATTTAGCGTGGCGATACCGGTATCATTTGCTGCGGTGGCCATGTCCATTACCCACCTCATTGACCAATGGCTGATCATCGACCGGTTGCAGCTGGCGGGATTCAGCCACCAGCAGTCTATTGCCTTTTTCGGGCAATTTAACCAGATGGCTATGGCTTTTGTCAATATTTCCATCGCTCTGGCCGTTTCACTGGGTGCCAGCCTGGTGCCCGCAGTGGCGGAAGCCTTTGCCAAGCAAAATATGGAGCGCATCCGTTCCCAACTGGCCCAGGCGGTGCGGTTGGCCGTACTATTCGCTCTGCCGTCGGCGATCGGCTTATATTTGCTGGCCCCGCAATTAACCCAGTTGCTGTTTGCCGAAGCGGAAGCCGGGGTACCTTTGGCCGCTCTGTCCGCCGTGGTAGTATTCTGGTCGGTGCATTTGGTTACGGCGGGGGCGCTGCAGGGCATGGGCAAAGCCATATTGCCCGTGCGCAACTTAGTGTTGGGCATTATATTTAAAATTGCTATTACCTACTACCTAACCCCCACCTTGGGTATCCGAGCCGCCGCTTATGGCACCGTGGTTATATTTTTGGTTTCCTCGCTGCTCAACGTAATAGTGCTGTCGCGTTTGGCGGGCATGCGGTTTAACCTGTGGGAGACGCTGTCCCGGTCCGTGCCCGCTACGCTGATTATGGCCGCTGGCGTGCTGGCCGTTTTTCGGGTGGCTGAGCTGGAAGTAGGCGGCAATACCTGGCCTACATTGCTGGCCGTAACAGCCGGTGCGGTGCTCTACCCCGCGGCTCTTTTGGTGCTGGGCGGTGTGCGGGTTGAGGATGTGCGCCGTCTGCCCGGCGGTGGGCGAATAGCCGCTTTTTTAAAAAAAATAGGACGGGGTTAG
- a CDS encoding DMT family transporter gives MSQPIINPYLAVLLGVLAAAFSSIFTKAAEAPPLIIALYRMAFTVLLLAPVTLATGRRELRALTRRDVLPACGAGIMLTLHFATWVTSLNYTSIASSTVLVTMQPLFVITGGYLFYKEKITRRGLLGAAIALSGSVLVGISDFRVGGQALWGDFLAFSGAFFVAGYMLVGRGIRERLSLLPYITMVYGSSMLTLFLAAVMLQLPLVPYPPGTWLMFVLLAAVPTVMGHTVFNWALRYVKAAVVSVSILGESVGATILAYFIFHQVPTLLQVTGGLIIITGLMVFIRSTAQSDN, from the coding sequence ATGTCACAACCGATTATTAACCCATACCTGGCTGTATTGCTGGGCGTGCTTGCCGCAGCTTTTTCTTCCATATTTACTAAAGCGGCCGAGGCGCCGCCGCTGATTATCGCTCTTTATCGGATGGCGTTCACTGTGCTGCTGCTGGCACCGGTGACCTTGGCCACCGGACGGCGTGAGCTGCGAGCCTTGACCCGACGGGACGTGCTGCCGGCCTGTGGCGCGGGTATTATGCTGACTCTGCACTTTGCAACGTGGGTAACGTCGCTTAACTACACTTCCATAGCCAGTTCCACTGTATTGGTGACTATGCAGCCTCTTTTTGTTATTACGGGCGGCTACCTGTTTTATAAAGAAAAAATAACCCGCCGGGGATTGCTGGGTGCGGCTATAGCGCTTTCCGGCAGTGTACTGGTGGGAATCAGCGATTTTCGGGTGGGGGGACAGGCACTGTGGGGTGATTTTTTGGCCTTCTCGGGGGCGTTTTTTGTGGCGGGCTATATGCTGGTGGGCCGGGGGATCAGAGAGCGATTATCTTTGCTGCCTTACATAACTATGGTTTACGGATCTTCTATGCTTACCCTCTTCCTGGCTGCAGTTATGCTTCAATTGCCCTTGGTTCCCTATCCGCCCGGTACTTGGCTGATGTTTGTGCTGCTGGCCGCAGTGCCTACTGTTATGGGACATACTGTCTTTAATTGGGCGTTGCGTTATGTTAAGGCGGCGGTGGTATCGGTAAGTATACTGGGTGAATCGGTTGGGGCCACTATACTGGCCTATTTTATATTCCATCAGGTGCCCACCTTGCTGCAGGTTACGGGCGGGCTGATTATTATTACCGGTTTAATGGTATTTATTAGGTCAACTGCTCAGTCAGATAATTAG
- a CDS encoding ABC-F family ATP-binding cassette domain-containing protein: MSLLTAENISKSYSDKKLLNRINLSISEGDKLGLIGINGTGKSTLLKIIAGTEMADEGQVTKGSEMRIAYLSQNPDFDARATVLEQVFKGDSPLMKLIREYTAALGNPGTSDEQVLKLTRDMDTLNAWNLESEAQSILTRLGISDYNAPMGTLSGGRKKRVALAAALLNPADLLVLDEPTNHLDNEAINWLEQYLNKRKGSLLMITHDRYFLDRVVNQIIELDKGSLYLYKGNYSYYLEKKIEREEMEQATERKRQRLLKKELAWLKKGAKARTTKQKARIERYHKLNAQAAGQRDEKLQISVASSRLGKKTIELEQVCKSFAGTRVIDNFSFKPARNDRVGIIGPNGSGKSTLLNIIYGILQPDSGTVDIGETVKMGLYSQEIQHIDGSLRVIEYIKGGAEFLSTSEGHKISASQMLERFLFPPALQWSLIEKLSGGEKRRLHLLRVLMEAPNILLLDEPTNDLDIATLAILEDYLDDFNGAVIAVSHDRYFLDRIAEKILSFEGDGHIGQYTGNYSDYRAKYVDRSVEQAKNTVADSVVPPKQRRNRRDNQTERKKTKPLKLTYHEQKEYAEIDDIIAGLEDKIKLIQIQINEAATDYVLLQQLVAEKDELEGQLKEKLERWVYLSERGQT; the protein is encoded by the coding sequence ATGAGTTTATTAACCGCTGAAAATATCTCCAAAAGCTATAGTGATAAAAAACTGCTCAATCGTATTAATCTTAGTATCAGCGAAGGTGACAAGTTGGGTTTAATCGGTATTAACGGCACCGGTAAATCCACGCTGCTTAAGATTATTGCCGGGACGGAGATGGCAGACGAGGGACAAGTGACCAAGGGAAGTGAGATGCGAATAGCTTACCTATCCCAAAATCCCGATTTTGATGCCCGGGCCACAGTGCTGGAGCAAGTCTTTAAAGGTGACAGCCCGTTAATGAAGTTAATTAGGGAATACACAGCGGCCCTGGGGAACCCGGGCACTTCAGATGAGCAAGTTTTAAAATTAACCCGCGACATGGATACTTTAAACGCCTGGAACCTGGAAAGTGAAGCGCAGTCCATCCTAACCAGGCTGGGTATAAGTGATTATAATGCTCCCATGGGAACCTTATCCGGCGGCCGGAAAAAAAGAGTTGCGCTGGCGGCAGCGCTGTTAAACCCTGCGGATTTACTTGTCTTAGATGAACCGACCAACCACCTGGACAATGAGGCCATCAATTGGCTGGAACAATATCTGAATAAAAGAAAAGGCTCCCTGCTGATGATTACCCATGACCGGTATTTCCTGGACCGGGTGGTAAACCAGATTATTGAACTGGACAAAGGCAGCCTGTATCTGTATAAAGGCAACTACAGCTATTATCTGGAGAAGAAAATTGAACGGGAAGAAATGGAGCAGGCTACCGAGCGCAAAAGACAGCGGTTGCTGAAAAAAGAGCTGGCCTGGCTCAAAAAGGGAGCTAAAGCCAGAACCACCAAGCAAAAGGCCAGAATAGAACGCTACCACAAATTAAACGCCCAGGCTGCCGGCCAAAGAGATGAAAAGCTGCAAATATCCGTGGCTTCCAGCCGCCTGGGCAAAAAAACTATTGAGCTGGAGCAGGTTTGCAAATCCTTCGCCGGCACCAGAGTAATAGATAATTTCAGTTTTAAGCCGGCTAGGAATGACCGGGTCGGTATCATTGGTCCCAATGGCAGCGGCAAGTCAACTTTATTAAATATTATTTACGGCATCTTACAGCCGGACAGCGGCACAGTGGATATAGGGGAGACGGTTAAAATGGGGCTGTACTCCCAGGAAATTCAGCATATCGACGGCAGTTTGAGAGTTATCGAATATATTAAAGGAGGAGCGGAGTTTTTAAGCACAAGCGAAGGGCATAAAATAAGCGCATCACAAATGCTGGAAAGGTTTTTATTTCCTCCGGCCCTGCAATGGAGCCTGATTGAAAAGCTTTCCGGCGGGGAAAAAAGAAGGCTGCATTTACTCAGAGTACTAATGGAAGCGCCCAATATACTGCTTTTGGACGAACCCACCAATGACCTGGATATAGCAACGCTCGCTATTTTAGAAGATTACCTGGATGACTTTAACGGAGCGGTGATAGCTGTTTCCCACGACAGATATTTTTTAGATCGCATAGCGGAAAAGATTTTATCCTTTGAGGGAGACGGACATATTGGACAGTACACCGGCAACTACTCGGATTACCGGGCTAAATACGTCGACCGGTCTGTAGAGCAAGCGAAAAATACTGTTGCAGATAGCGTTGTTCCCCCAAAACAGCGAAGGAACCGGCGGGATAATCAAACTGAAAGAAAGAAAACTAAACCACTTAAGCTTACTTATCATGAACAAAAGGAATATGCTGAAATAGATGATATTATCGCCGGACTGGAAGACAAAATAAAGCTGATACAGATCCAAATTAACGAGGCCGCTACCGATTACGTTCTTTTACAGCAGTTGGTGGCCGAAAAGGATGAATTGGAAGGACAGCTCAAAGAGAAATTAGAAAGATGGGTTTACTTAAGTGAGCGGGGTCAGACTTAA
- the cysK gene encoding cysteine synthase A produces MDVIILSFAYDINHLIGNTPLYELSRYGSGLPGRILAKLEYFNPGGSIKDRVALAMIEQAEKNGLLGSGTANDSNTCAGTGSVVIEPTSGNTGIGLAMVCSARGYRCILCMPETMSVERQKLLRALGAEVVLTPGGEGMSGAIAKAADLTRQIPGAFMPAQFDNPANPAAHRATTAEEIWRDTAGHVDVLVSAVGTGGTITGIGETLRERNPALQVAAVEPAESPVLSGGKPGPHKIQGIGAGFVPRVLNVAILNEIIKVTGDQAMEAVRCLAREEGLLVGISSGAAAYAARQLAGRERNRNCTVVVIFPDTGERYLSTELF; encoded by the coding sequence ATGGATGTGATTATATTGTCGTTTGCTTATGATATAAATCATTTAATCGGTAATACGCCTCTTTACGAATTAAGCCGCTATGGCAGCGGCTTGCCCGGCCGGATACTTGCCAAATTGGAATACTTTAATCCCGGTGGCAGTATTAAAGACCGGGTCGCTCTGGCTATGATTGAACAGGCTGAAAAAAACGGTTTGCTGGGGAGCGGTACTGCTAATGACAGCAATACCTGTGCCGGCACCGGCAGCGTGGTAATCGAGCCTACCAGCGGCAATACCGGAATTGGTTTGGCGATGGTGTGTTCCGCCCGCGGCTACCGCTGTATCCTTTGTATGCCTGAGACCATGAGTGTGGAGCGGCAAAAACTGCTCCGGGCGCTGGGCGCCGAGGTTGTGCTGACTCCCGGGGGCGAGGGTATGTCCGGCGCCATTGCCAAGGCTGCCGACCTGACGCGGCAAATCCCCGGTGCTTTTATGCCTGCCCAATTTGATAACCCGGCCAATCCTGCCGCGCACCGTGCCACTACAGCGGAGGAGATCTGGCGAGATACTGCCGGGCATGTGGATGTGCTGGTGTCCGCGGTAGGAACCGGGGGTACTATAACGGGTATCGGTGAGACGCTCAGGGAGAGAAATCCCGCTTTGCAGGTGGCGGCGGTAGAGCCCGCCGAATCGCCCGTACTATCGGGCGGCAAGCCCGGTCCCCATAAAATCCAGGGTATTGGAGCCGGTTTTGTGCCACGGGTGCTCAATGTAGCTATATTGAATGAAATAATCAAGGTGACCGGTGATCAGGCTATGGAGGCTGTTCGCTGCCTGGCCCGGGAAGAGGGGTTGTTGGTGGGCATTTCCTCCGGGGCCGCAGCTTACGCGGCTAGACAATTGGCCGGGCGGGAACGGAACCGGAATTGCACCGTGGTGGTAATTTTCCCGGATACCGGGGAACGGTATTTGTCCACGGAGCTGTTTTAA
- a CDS encoding 1,4-dihydroxy-2-naphthoate polyprenyltransferase, with product MKNQPKRINRQVWWRLLRPHTLTAAFVPVSVGTALALEAGQVNIPLFLVMLLAALLIQSATNMFNEYYDYVKGLDTSESVGIGGTIVRDGVQAPTVLYIAIVFYVLAIVAGIYICAASSWWLAAVGLVCMAAGYLYTGGPYPIAYSPLGEILSGVLMGTTIILISFFIQTNTISLESVLVSVPITVLIGSILLSNNIRDLDGDRAKGRRTVPILLGRSNAITLLAALFTFSYLWVTGLVLMSIISPWALLALVSITKARQAVGGFRGKSRAAEMMPAMQATAQTNTIFGLLLAVGVTISCRF from the coding sequence ATGAAAAATCAGCCTAAAAGGATCAACCGGCAGGTATGGTGGCGGCTGTTACGGCCCCATACCCTGACAGCAGCCTTTGTTCCTGTCTCAGTAGGTACGGCACTGGCTCTTGAAGCCGGACAAGTTAACATTCCACTGTTTTTGGTCATGCTGTTGGCGGCACTGCTCATTCAGTCAGCTACTAATATGTTTAATGAATACTATGATTATGTAAAGGGATTGGATACTTCGGAATCGGTGGGCATAGGCGGTACCATTGTCCGTGACGGCGTTCAAGCGCCCACGGTATTGTATATTGCGATAGTCTTTTATGTCCTGGCCATCGTCGCCGGGATCTACATTTGCGCCGCAAGCAGTTGGTGGCTTGCAGCCGTGGGTCTTGTTTGCATGGCGGCCGGTTATCTTTATACCGGCGGGCCTTACCCCATCGCCTACTCTCCGCTGGGGGAAATTTTATCCGGAGTTTTAATGGGCACGACCATCATACTTATTTCTTTCTTTATCCAAACCAATACGATAAGTTTGGAGAGTGTGCTGGTCTCTGTGCCCATTACCGTACTTATCGGAAGCATTCTGCTATCCAACAATATCCGGGACCTTGACGGCGACCGGGCCAAAGGCCGCCGCACTGTGCCCATACTGCTTGGCAGAAGCAATGCAATTACTCTTCTCGCGGCTTTATTTACTTTCTCCTACCTTTGGGTTACCGGGCTGGTGCTAATGAGCATAATTTCACCGTGGGCTTTACTGGCTCTTGTCAGTATTACCAAAGCCCGACAAGCCGTTGGCGGCTTCCGTGGCAAAAGCCGCGCGGCGGAAATGATGCCGGCCATGCAAGCGACCGCCCAGACCAATACTATTTTCGGGCTTTTATTGGCGGTTGGCGTAACCATAAGCTGCCGGTTTTAA
- a CDS encoding ferritin-like domain-containing protein: protein MTNDTNKDINKKEKETIKTGAANSSCPPSGSVPVYQTLYPGFPYTTCRYYPTYEYVPVYALPEALNLIVDSVGDEREDELFYDYLLSVAPPAQREIIVPIRNDERKHARLFREIYWQVTGRDIPAAPEVTFERPRNYCEGITRALFGELAAVERYRRILFGFEFLPYRNIITEIYTDELKHASKWNYLFTLNCACR from the coding sequence AATGATACCAATAAAGATATTAATAAAAAGGAAAAAGAGACTATCAAAACCGGCGCGGCAAATAGCAGTTGTCCACCGAGCGGCTCAGTTCCCGTTTACCAAACATTGTATCCGGGATTTCCGTACACTACTTGCAGGTATTATCCAACATACGAGTATGTACCCGTTTACGCTTTACCGGAAGCTCTTAATTTAATAGTAGATTCTGTCGGAGATGAAAGAGAGGACGAGTTATTTTACGATTATTTGCTCAGCGTGGCGCCCCCCGCTCAAAGAGAAATTATCGTCCCCATTCGAAACGATGAAAGAAAGCATGCCAGATTATTCAGGGAAATATATTGGCAGGTTACGGGTAGGGACATTCCCGCAGCGCCTGAGGTAACCTTTGAGAGACCCAGAAACTACTGTGAGGGAATCACCAGGGCGCTCTTTGGCGAACTGGCCGCTGTGGAAAGATACCGCAGGATATTATTCGGCTTTGAGTTTTTGCCTTACCGAAACATCATTACAGAGATTTATACCGATGAGTTAAAGCACGCATCCAAATGGAATTACTTGTTTACATTAAATTGCGCCTGTAGATAA